The Falsibacillus pallidus genome has a segment encoding these proteins:
- a CDS encoding substrate-binding domain-containing protein, whose product MKTRRFTALIMMLIAVLLFTSACSSDDASGDGKKEGGSKSKEPIKIGVLASLSGALESYGKQTKQGFELGLDYATDGKMEVDGRKIQVVYEDTETKPEVAVQKATKLLEEDNVDFLVGSSSSGDTLAVLPLAEEYEKVMIVEPAVADSITGSEFNKYIFRTARNSSQDAVAGAAAIAKKGVKIATLAPDYSFGRDGVAAFKEAAEKLGADVVLEEYADPAATDFTSNLQKIIDEKPDYLFVIWAGANSPWNQIADMKIQEKGIKISTGAPDIAALSTMEPLVGMEGFTVYYNDLPKNKINDWLVSEHKKRYNGEVPDLFTPGGMSAAIAIVDALKKTKGDADADKLIKTMEGMSFETPKGKMTFRKEDHQALQSMYAIKLEKKDGVPYPVPVLIRELTPEETAPPIRN is encoded by the coding sequence ATGAAGACTCGCAGGTTTACAGCTCTTATTATGATGCTTATTGCCGTGCTCTTGTTCACAAGTGCATGTTCGTCTGATGATGCATCAGGGGACGGTAAAAAGGAAGGCGGTTCTAAATCGAAGGAACCGATCAAGATTGGGGTATTGGCTTCTCTGTCTGGCGCACTTGAATCTTACGGCAAACAGACAAAGCAAGGGTTTGAACTTGGACTTGATTATGCCACAGATGGAAAAATGGAAGTCGATGGCAGGAAGATCCAGGTAGTGTATGAAGATACGGAAACCAAACCTGAAGTGGCTGTTCAAAAAGCGACTAAGCTTCTTGAAGAAGACAATGTCGACTTCTTGGTCGGATCCTCAAGTTCAGGGGATACATTGGCAGTCCTTCCATTGGCGGAAGAATATGAAAAAGTGATGATCGTCGAGCCTGCCGTTGCAGACAGCATCACGGGCTCAGAATTCAATAAGTATATTTTCAGGACTGCGAGAAACTCTTCACAGGATGCAGTGGCGGGTGCAGCAGCGATTGCGAAGAAAGGCGTCAAGATTGCGACTCTTGCTCCTGACTACTCTTTCGGACGAGATGGAGTGGCGGCATTCAAAGAAGCAGCTGAAAAGCTTGGTGCTGATGTCGTCTTAGAAGAATACGCAGATCCTGCCGCAACGGATTTCACATCAAATCTACAAAAAATCATCGATGAGAAGCCGGATTATTTATTCGTCATTTGGGCTGGGGCAAATTCACCTTGGAACCAAATCGCCGACATGAAAATCCAGGAAAAAGGCATCAAAATTTCAACAGGCGCACCTGATATTGCAGCACTTTCAACAATGGAGCCCCTTGTCGGCATGGAAGGATTCACTGTGTACTACAACGATCTTCCGAAAAACAAAATCAATGATTGGCTCGTTTCAGAACATAAGAAGCGCTATAACGGAGAAGTACCGGATCTCTTTACACCGGGCGGCATGAGTGCAGCGATCGCCATTGTGGATGCGCTGAAGAAAACAAAAGGGGATGCTGACGCGGATAAATTGATCAAAACTATGGAAGGAATGAGCTTTGAAACACCTAAAGGCAAAATGACTTTCCGTAAAGAAGACCACCAGGCATTGCAATCCATGTACGCTATCAAGCTGGAGAAGAAAGATGGCGTGCCATATCCTGTTCCGGTATTGATCAGGGAATTGACTCCTGAAGAAACGGCGCCGCCGATCCGGAACTAA
- a CDS encoding BTAD domain-containing putative transcriptional regulator gives MGSSMIIVETKLIPPLARDNFIRRPSLFKKMKGMRSCPATLIHSGAGYGKSTALSLFLHDEGAPFCWYTITAGDDDILPFITYLIHAIRRSYPQFGIDLLNSLQSMEKYFREEEMDSLTGALINELSLLKDGLTIVLDDFHLVDHSFSINQWMENVIDLLPAGIHFAISSRMKPKWKLLSKWKLTKRLHEIDQRDFVVNQEEIDLLLNEYYDAALKEEEIARIYEFTEGWIIALSMIGEQLEDESGKAAVLEEIIQGQHTSMDELFHYLAEEVFSKQTSMVQHFLKQTSILEEISPEICDEIIGLPASDLMLEQLSERNTFIHKASGHQYRFHALFKSFLEKKLKEESKQIYEELHKKSAAFYLSKNNWDSAIYHYDRIQFHIGIAKILEKWGTSMLQAGKLEGLSDQLKRLPAEIKNEHVILWLHEGDVLRHRSYYEKAERCYQHLLDICRDKNEFFLCSQAYMGIAEIYLDTIQPLKAERYLFDALNMLEKFPSPSLSEKQKIYKLITENLVNSGNAVKAEKWYEKLESEKLLIEEGNLDARMFLRTGKLNQAKSILIKRKSEEKIHLPQSHRETDLLFSLIEAFIGNGEEAKRLAQKGIEQGIRFKTPFVEACGWIRMGHAVQQLDRYHPDLAEECYMTALKMMGEMNVSRGNAEPYMGLCILYGRQGAPEKALEAGRRALYETEKVQDMWLSSLIKLCMGISYVYSGKLEDAMKEISEAKKGSLICGDQYGLMAEEYWLARIALDLGDDGAFGQFMSKFLQDVQFGEYEFFLKNHTTFGPKDLQAHIPLLLKAKELEIDPVYTRKLLKEAGYDEIESHPGYSLTVSTLGEFHVGMGDRLIEDKDWQREKAKELFQFFIIHKGEWWNKEELCEELWPENSSKSNDRDFKVALNALNNALEPNRKPREKPFFVQRVNNGYGLNPKAMIEIDCLLMQRWVQEGLDEHSPEKSGTLLKKGISLYNGEFLAEKKGCSWCEGEKEKWKLIFLRGAERLAQIAVQTEQYDEAISWCEKILEQDSSWEEAYRLLMFCYYQKNNRPQALKWFNKCVKKLNEELGVEPMERTRQMYGMILEAN, from the coding sequence ATGGGCTCTTCGATGATCATTGTTGAAACCAAATTAATCCCACCCCTTGCCAGAGATAATTTCATAAGACGCCCATCCCTATTCAAAAAGATGAAGGGGATGCGAAGCTGCCCCGCAACGCTGATTCATTCCGGAGCAGGCTATGGCAAGAGCACCGCACTCAGTCTCTTTTTGCATGATGAGGGAGCGCCGTTTTGCTGGTATACAATTACAGCCGGGGACGACGATATCCTTCCGTTCATCACCTATCTTATCCATGCAATCAGGAGGAGCTATCCTCAATTCGGCATCGATCTTCTCAACAGCCTTCAGTCGATGGAGAAGTATTTCCGCGAAGAAGAGATGGATTCCCTGACAGGAGCATTGATAAATGAGCTTTCTCTTCTAAAGGATGGACTTACCATCGTTCTCGATGACTTTCATTTAGTCGATCACTCCTTTTCCATCAATCAATGGATGGAGAATGTGATAGACCTCTTGCCTGCAGGAATCCATTTTGCGATTTCCAGCCGTATGAAACCGAAATGGAAGCTGTTGTCCAAGTGGAAACTCACGAAAAGGCTGCACGAAATCGATCAAAGGGATTTCGTTGTCAATCAAGAAGAAATCGATCTGCTTTTAAATGAATATTATGATGCTGCACTTAAAGAGGAAGAGATTGCAAGGATCTATGAATTCACAGAAGGATGGATCATTGCCCTTTCCATGATCGGGGAGCAGCTGGAAGACGAGAGTGGAAAAGCAGCCGTCCTTGAAGAAATCATACAGGGACAGCATACCTCAATGGACGAACTGTTCCATTATTTAGCGGAAGAGGTATTTTCCAAACAAACCTCCATGGTCCAGCATTTTTTGAAGCAGACGTCGATACTCGAAGAAATCAGTCCGGAAATCTGCGACGAAATCATCGGCTTGCCGGCATCAGATCTCATGCTTGAACAGCTGTCCGAAAGAAATACATTCATACATAAAGCCTCAGGACATCAATACCGCTTCCATGCATTGTTCAAATCATTCTTAGAGAAGAAATTAAAAGAGGAAAGTAAACAGATTTACGAGGAACTGCATAAGAAGAGTGCAGCTTTCTATTTAAGCAAAAACAATTGGGATTCAGCCATTTATCATTATGACAGGATTCAATTTCATATCGGCATTGCCAAGATCCTTGAAAAATGGGGCACGAGCATGCTTCAAGCAGGAAAGCTGGAAGGGTTGTCAGACCAGCTCAAGCGTTTGCCTGCAGAAATAAAAAATGAGCATGTCATCCTATGGCTTCATGAAGGGGATGTATTAAGGCACCGTTCTTACTACGAAAAAGCGGAAAGATGCTATCAGCATTTACTGGACATCTGCAGGGATAAAAATGAATTTTTTCTTTGCAGCCAGGCCTATATGGGAATTGCAGAGATTTATCTTGATACGATCCAGCCCCTTAAAGCTGAGAGATACTTATTTGATGCTCTGAATATGCTTGAAAAGTTTCCTTCTCCGAGCCTGTCTGAAAAGCAGAAAATTTATAAACTGATCACGGAAAACCTGGTCAACTCGGGGAATGCCGTAAAAGCAGAAAAGTGGTATGAAAAACTGGAGTCAGAAAAATTATTGATTGAAGAAGGCAACCTTGATGCAAGGATGTTTTTGCGTACAGGCAAACTCAATCAGGCTAAATCAATCCTGATAAAAAGAAAGTCGGAAGAGAAAATACACCTTCCCCAGTCTCACCGGGAGACAGATCTTCTTTTTTCACTGATTGAAGCTTTCATCGGAAACGGGGAAGAGGCAAAAAGGCTTGCCCAGAAAGGGATTGAACAAGGCATCCGTTTTAAGACTCCATTTGTTGAAGCATGTGGATGGATCAGGATGGGGCATGCCGTCCAGCAGCTTGACCGCTATCATCCTGACCTGGCAGAGGAATGCTATATGACCGCACTCAAAATGATGGGTGAGATGAATGTCTCAAGGGGAAATGCTGAGCCATATATGGGACTTTGTATTTTATATGGGAGGCAGGGGGCACCGGAAAAAGCATTGGAAGCAGGCAGAAGGGCGCTGTATGAAACAGAAAAAGTCCAGGATATGTGGCTGTCTTCATTGATTAAACTTTGTATGGGGATTTCTTATGTCTATTCAGGAAAACTTGAAGATGCCATGAAGGAAATCAGTGAAGCTAAGAAGGGTTCTCTCATATGCGGGGACCAATATGGTTTGATGGCAGAAGAATATTGGCTTGCAAGAATTGCATTGGACTTGGGGGATGATGGTGCATTTGGACAGTTTATGAGCAAATTCCTGCAAGATGTCCAATTCGGGGAATATGAATTTTTCCTCAAAAACCATACGACATTCGGCCCCAAAGACTTGCAGGCTCACATCCCTCTTCTCCTGAAAGCGAAAGAATTGGAGATTGATCCGGTTTATACACGAAAATTATTAAAGGAAGCAGGCTATGATGAAATCGAATCCCATCCAGGCTATTCCCTGACTGTTTCGACATTGGGGGAATTCCATGTCGGTATGGGTGATCGGCTTATTGAAGATAAGGACTGGCAAAGGGAAAAGGCGAAAGAACTATTCCAATTTTTCATCATCCATAAAGGGGAATGGTGGAATAAAGAAGAATTGTGTGAAGAACTTTGGCCGGAAAATAGCAGCAAAAGTAATGATCGGGACTTTAAAGTGGCACTGAACGCATTGAATAACGCCTTGGAACCGAATCGGAAGCCGAGGGAGAAGCCCTTTTTTGTTCAGAGAGTCAATAACGGATACGGACTGAACCCGAAAGCCATGATTGAAATCGACTGCCTCCTAATGCAGCGCTGGGTTCAGGAAGGGCTGGACGAACATTCACCTGAGAAATCAGGAACGTTATTAAAAAAAGGAATCAGTTTATACAATGGAGAATTCCTTGCCGAGAAAAAAGGCTGTTCATGGTGTGAGGGCGAAAAAGAGAAATGGAAATTAATATTCTTAAGGGGAGCGGAGAGGCTTGCACAGATTGCCGTTCAGACGGAACAATATGATGAAGCAATCTCCTGGTGCGAAAAAATTCTTGAGCAGGATTCTTCATGGGAAGAAGCATACCGCCTGCTGATGTTCTGCTATTATCAAAAAAATAATAGGCCACAGGCATTGAAATGGTTCAATAAGTGTGTGAAAAAATTGAACGAAGAACTTGGCGTGGAGCCAATGGAAAGAACAAGGCAAATGTACGGCATGATCCTTGAAGCGAATTGA
- the lepB gene encoding signal peptidase I gives MNDQWRKEGVEWFKAFCIGLLLFFIIRTFVFSNYVVEGKSMMPTLQDGNKLVVNKIGYDIGDFDRFDVIVFHANKEEDYVKRVIGLPGDSIQYKNDILYINGKPYKEPYLDKYKSEIIDGKLTGDFTLKEITNKDKVPPGKIFVLGDNRRDSSDSRYFGFVDESQVVGKVDLRYWPLKKWDINF, from the coding sequence GTGAATGACCAGTGGAGAAAAGAAGGAGTCGAATGGTTCAAGGCTTTTTGCATCGGCCTTTTGCTGTTTTTTATCATCCGTACATTTGTCTTTTCCAATTATGTAGTGGAAGGAAAATCAATGATGCCTACCCTGCAGGATGGAAATAAATTGGTTGTCAATAAAATCGGCTACGACATTGGTGATTTTGACCGCTTTGATGTGATCGTCTTCCATGCAAATAAGGAAGAAGACTATGTGAAGAGAGTCATAGGGCTGCCAGGGGATTCCATTCAATATAAAAATGACATCTTATATATCAATGGAAAGCCGTATAAGGAACCTTATTTGGATAAATACAAATCAGAGATCATAGACGGCAAGCTTACAGGAGATTTTACACTGAAAGAAATAACCAACAAGGACAAAGTCCCTCCAGGCAAGATATTTGTACTTGGCGACAATAGAAGGGACAGCTCGGACAGCCGCTACTTCGGTTTTGTTGATGAAAGCCAGGTTGTGGGGAAAGTGGATTTAAGATACTGGCCATTAAAAAAATGGGATATTAATTTTTAA
- a CDS encoding TVP38/TMEM64 family protein, whose translation MELHALRELITIDTVMEWIQHYKAFGPAVGILLPMIEAVIPFLPLFLLVMANASAFGLWWGFLFSWIGAVAGSMLVFFLFRYFGKKKLFHFFERHKHVKKMMEWVDRHGFGPLFLLLCFPFTPSALVNIVAGLSHISPGKYFFVSAASKMVMVFMISFIGHDPAALVQEPKKTLFILLFIFVMWIAGKQIENKLSIKSQKVRVRE comes from the coding sequence ATGGAACTGCATGCCTTGCGAGAGCTGATCACGATTGATACTGTAATGGAATGGATCCAACACTACAAGGCCTTTGGACCGGCGGTGGGCATCTTGCTCCCGATGATTGAGGCAGTGATCCCTTTTTTGCCTTTGTTTTTACTTGTAATGGCAAATGCAAGCGCATTCGGGCTATGGTGGGGTTTTTTGTTTTCTTGGATAGGAGCGGTAGCTGGTTCAATGCTTGTGTTTTTCCTCTTCCGTTATTTTGGGAAAAAGAAGCTTTTTCATTTCTTTGAACGGCATAAGCATGTGAAAAAGATGATGGAGTGGGTAGACAGGCATGGGTTTGGACCATTGTTCCTGCTGCTGTGCTTCCCTTTCACTCCTTCAGCGCTGGTGAATATCGTCGCCGGCCTCTCTCACATTTCCCCGGGAAAATACTTTTTCGTTTCAGCCGCAAGCAAGATGGTGATGGTTTTTATGATCAGCTTCATAGGACATGACCCTGCTGCGCTGGTTCAGGAACCAAAAAAGACCCTGTTCATTTTACTTTTTATCTTTGTCATGTGGATTGCAGGAAAACAGATTGAAAATAAACTCAGCATTAAAAGTCAAAAAGTACGAGTTCGTGAATAA
- a CDS encoding S9 family peptidase, producing MERKNGISPEDLYELKSAADPNVSPDGTRLLYIQTHIDKEKKEYVSNLYHLDLQTKESHQWTYGKDRVSSPRWSPDGNKAAFVSNRSSLNQIYVIPLAGGEAMQVTKCKNGASNPVWSPCGKKLAFTVSLEDSETLEQEPSKEAEKKELEPLEVERMKYKSDAQGFLNDRKTYIAVIDLETFELSQLTSGRHDAQLQSWSPDGKYIAYTCDEAEDKDFSFQNDVFLYELENGASKKVTEGSGVYWQATWSPDSSYLSFIGHLQEFRNATHPKIWLYQLKEGELSCFSEAFDAPIGDQMVGDFHQGAASPGVQWTEDNEGFYFLATDNGNTAIYYGNVSGEIYPSIVENQHIYGFSLAPGKHHGVVAISTPTMPGELFAVSLDQGGIEQLTNVNGDALANKELVQAEVFEFEGAEGWKVQGWMMKPAGFEEGKKYPMILEIHGGPHAMYGNTFMNEFQILAAQGYAVLFVNPRGSHGYGQDFVDAVRGDYGGNDYNDIMHGVDHALKTFDFIDETRLGVTGGSYGGFMTNWIVGHTDRFKAAVTQRCISNWISFYGVSDIGYYFSEWQIGADLNDIEKLWKHSPIAYVNQIKTPLLIIHSEKDYRCPIEQSEQLFIALKRQKKETKFIRFPESNHELSRSGKPALRMKRLEYIRDWFKDYL from the coding sequence ATGGAAAGAAAAAATGGCATATCCCCGGAAGATCTCTATGAACTGAAATCAGCGGCAGATCCAAATGTATCGCCGGACGGCACACGATTATTGTACATACAGACACACATTGACAAAGAGAAGAAAGAATATGTTTCAAACCTTTATCATCTGGATCTCCAAACAAAAGAAAGCCATCAATGGACGTACGGAAAAGACAGAGTTTCTTCCCCTAGATGGTCGCCGGATGGAAACAAGGCAGCTTTTGTTTCCAATCGATCAAGCCTTAATCAAATCTATGTCATTCCATTAGCCGGTGGGGAAGCAATGCAAGTGACAAAGTGTAAAAATGGAGCTTCCAATCCAGTGTGGTCCCCATGCGGGAAAAAGCTGGCATTCACGGTCTCGCTTGAAGACAGCGAAACATTGGAACAAGAGCCTTCAAAAGAGGCAGAAAAAAAGGAATTAGAGCCTTTGGAAGTTGAGCGCATGAAATATAAATCAGATGCTCAAGGATTTTTAAATGACCGTAAAACATACATAGCGGTGATCGATCTTGAAACATTTGAATTGAGTCAATTGACTTCAGGCAGACATGATGCACAATTGCAGTCATGGTCGCCGGATGGAAAATATATCGCTTATACATGTGATGAAGCTGAGGATAAGGATTTTTCCTTTCAAAATGATGTATTCCTTTACGAGCTGGAGAATGGGGCATCTAAAAAAGTGACGGAAGGCAGCGGGGTATATTGGCAGGCAACATGGTCGCCGGACAGTTCGTATTTAAGCTTTATCGGTCATTTGCAGGAATTTAGAAATGCCACGCATCCAAAAATCTGGCTGTACCAATTAAAAGAAGGAGAGCTGTCTTGCTTCTCTGAAGCGTTTGATGCACCAATCGGGGATCAAATGGTCGGGGATTTCCATCAAGGGGCAGCAAGTCCCGGCGTTCAATGGACAGAAGATAATGAAGGCTTTTATTTCCTTGCCACTGATAACGGAAATACAGCGATATATTATGGAAATGTATCTGGGGAAATTTATCCTTCTATTGTTGAAAACCAGCACATCTATGGATTTTCCCTTGCACCGGGCAAACATCATGGAGTAGTTGCCATCAGCACTCCAACAATGCCAGGGGAGTTGTTTGCGGTATCGCTGGATCAGGGTGGAATCGAACAGTTGACCAATGTGAATGGCGACGCCTTAGCAAATAAAGAGCTGGTCCAGGCTGAAGTGTTTGAATTTGAGGGGGCAGAGGGCTGGAAGGTTCAAGGCTGGATGATGAAGCCGGCAGGTTTTGAAGAGGGTAAGAAGTATCCAATGATCCTGGAAATCCACGGTGGTCCGCATGCGATGTATGGAAACACATTTATGAACGAGTTTCAGATTCTCGCTGCACAAGGATATGCTGTGTTATTTGTCAATCCCCGAGGAAGCCATGGATATGGACAGGATTTTGTTGATGCTGTAAGAGGGGATTATGGTGGAAATGACTACAATGACATCATGCATGGGGTGGATCACGCATTAAAGACATTTGACTTTATTGATGAGACAAGGCTTGGGGTAACAGGAGGAAGCTATGGCGGATTCATGACCAATTGGATTGTCGGCCATACAGACCGCTTCAAGGCAGCCGTGACTCAAAGGTGCATCTCCAATTGGATCAGCTTCTATGGGGTAAGCGACATCGGCTATTATTTTTCAGAATGGCAAATTGGAGCAGACTTAAATGATATCGAGAAACTGTGGAAGCATTCGCCGATTGCCTATGTCAATCAAATCAAAACCCCGCTCTTGATCATACACAGCGAAAAAGATTACAGGTGCCCGATTGAGCAGTCAGAACAACTTTTCATTGCATTGAAGAGACAGAAAAAAGAAACGAAATTCATTCGATTCCCTGAATCCAACCACGAGCTCTCCAGGAGCGGGAAACCAGCCTTGAGAATGAAAAGGCTCGAATATATCAGGGATTGGTTCAAGGACTACTTATAA
- a CDS encoding competence protein ComK, which produces MMKNNKIEEYEVNSSTMFLRPIKYGSKIYTEIYETDGQFISPFKPLEIIKKSCEFFGISYIERKEGTKRLIGVSKKVPIIIDPLTSIYFFPTASPTEPHCIWISHDQVQSYQQLEDQSTLVTFQNGLSVSLPVSLRSFEAQLLRTSMLRVRYMQRAEKRENQIYLKNQEKASEASERKQSYILRLEREDNLIKNRID; this is translated from the coding sequence ATGATGAAGAATAATAAAATCGAAGAATATGAGGTCAATTCTTCCACCATGTTCTTAAGACCTATAAAGTATGGTTCTAAAATCTACACTGAAATCTATGAGACTGATGGACAGTTCATCTCTCCATTCAAACCTTTGGAGATTATTAAAAAGAGCTGTGAGTTTTTTGGAATCAGCTACATAGAGAGGAAAGAAGGTACCAAAAGGCTAATTGGAGTATCAAAGAAGGTCCCCATCATCATAGATCCCCTGACATCAATCTACTTTTTTCCAACAGCATCCCCTACAGAGCCGCATTGCATATGGATTTCCCATGATCAAGTACAATCATATCAACAGCTCGAGGATCAATCCACATTGGTTACTTTTCAAAATGGCCTGTCTGTTTCCCTGCCGGTTTCATTAAGATCGTTTGAAGCACAATTGTTGAGAACATCCATGCTGAGGGTCAGATATATGCAGCGTGCTGAAAAAAGGGAAAATCAAATTTATTTAAAAAATCAAGAAAAGGCATCTGAAGCCTCTGAACGGAAGCAGTCATACATCTTAAGGCTGGAAAGAGAAGATAATCTTATCAAAAACAGAATCGACTGA
- a CDS encoding IDEAL domain-containing protein — protein sequence MKKDKSYSEMMKACAMAGNQLKKSFVADIYIEMLLLEIQLNKEKEILINAINEALDVKDEQKFMELTSRYNQLIKKYGT from the coding sequence ATGAAAAAAGACAAATCTTATTCAGAGATGATGAAGGCATGTGCGATGGCAGGTAATCAGTTGAAAAAGTCGTTTGTGGCAGATATTTATATCGAAATGCTCCTTTTAGAAATCCAACTAAACAAAGAAAAAGAGATCCTGATCAACGCAATCAATGAAGCTCTTGATGTGAAAGATGAGCAGAAATTCATGGAACTTACCAGCCGCTATAATCAATTGATAAAAAAATACGGAACATAA
- a CDS encoding M48 family metallopeptidase, translated as MVRKWAFNAVFAYLLFGVLMYAYLFYLADASVPHSLKGTSVDPSTFMNHRELMLSEEYSKIKNLLFFLSSPYEWLFYFLVLIFGVSRTFEKWAEKTSRFHIIRSAVYLFWLSLASFIVTFPLSYLSHSVSKAYHISTQNFHSWMKDELIDFWVNFALMFIVVTVLYALMKKFKKRWWLAAWILSIPFTIFMMFLQPVVIDPLYNDFYPLKDKQLETKILEMAAKADIPAKHVYEVNMSEKTNSLNAYVTGIGSNSRIVLWDTTLEKLSDKEILFIMAHEMGHYVEKHIYFGIAGYLLLSLVGLWITAKWMEKCMARKNELKVKGISNLSSLPLFFLLTSILLFAASPLTNWVSRYEETRADRYAMEMTHDSASAVKTFQDLTRTGLSEVDPPWLVKIFRYGHPTMRERIERADSSK; from the coding sequence TTGGTTAGAAAATGGGCATTTAATGCCGTTTTTGCTTATTTGCTTTTTGGTGTGCTGATGTATGCTTACTTGTTTTATCTGGCAGATGCATCCGTGCCGCATTCATTGAAGGGAACCAGTGTGGATCCGTCCACTTTCATGAATCATCGGGAATTGATGCTTAGCGAAGAATACTCGAAAATCAAAAATCTGCTCTTTTTTCTATCATCGCCTTATGAATGGCTGTTTTATTTCCTTGTGTTGATATTTGGGGTGTCCCGAACATTTGAAAAATGGGCGGAAAAGACGTCGCGCTTCCATATCATTAGAAGTGCTGTCTACCTGTTTTGGCTTTCACTCGCGTCCTTCATTGTTACATTTCCGCTGAGCTATTTATCACACAGCGTTTCAAAAGCCTACCACATTTCCACCCAAAACTTTCATTCCTGGATGAAGGATGAATTGATCGATTTTTGGGTGAATTTTGCTTTAATGTTTATTGTTGTGACCGTGTTATATGCACTCATGAAAAAATTCAAGAAAAGATGGTGGCTTGCTGCATGGATTTTATCCATCCCGTTTACGATCTTCATGATGTTCTTGCAGCCTGTCGTCATTGATCCACTGTACAACGATTTTTATCCTTTAAAGGATAAGCAGCTTGAAACGAAGATTTTGGAGATGGCAGCAAAGGCGGATATTCCTGCAAAGCATGTGTACGAAGTCAATATGTCAGAGAAGACGAATTCCCTCAATGCCTATGTAACCGGAATAGGATCGAATTCAAGGATTGTCTTATGGGATACCACGCTTGAAAAATTGAGCGACAAAGAAATCTTATTCATCATGGCCCATGAGATGGGGCACTATGTGGAGAAGCATATTTATTTTGGCATTGCCGGCTACTTGCTTCTATCTCTGGTGGGATTATGGATTACGGCGAAATGGATGGAAAAATGTATGGCAAGAAAGAACGAGCTGAAAGTCAAAGGGATATCCAATCTCAGTTCGCTGCCTTTGTTTTTCCTTCTCACATCCATCCTTCTTTTCGCAGCAAGTCCTTTGACCAATTGGGTATCAAGATATGAGGAGACAAGGGCGGACCGATATGCCATGGAGATGACCCATGACTCTGCATCCGCTGTCAAAACCTTTCAAGATTTGACGCGCACCGGGCTGAGTGAAGTAGATCCCCCATGGCTCGTGAAAATCTTCCGATATGGCCATCCGACGATGCGGGAGAGGATCGAGCGGGCTGACAGCTCCAAATAG
- a CDS encoding AzlD domain-containing protein yields MENKFMWMILGMGLVTYIPRMLPFVLFGGKELPPFVQGVLKNVPYATLGALIFPGILLIKEGELSFGLIGAAAAFLLAFLGANVIVVVIGAISVLSLYSWIW; encoded by the coding sequence ATGGAGAATAAATTCATGTGGATGATCCTCGGGATGGGCCTCGTAACCTATATTCCAAGAATGCTGCCTTTCGTACTTTTTGGAGGAAAGGAATTGCCGCCATTTGTTCAAGGCGTCTTGAAAAATGTCCCTTATGCAACGCTTGGAGCATTGATATTCCCGGGAATCCTTCTGATTAAAGAAGGGGAACTTTCTTTTGGCTTGATTGGTGCAGCAGCAGCGTTCTTATTGGCATTCCTGGGGGCAAATGTCATTGTGGTGGTCATCGGGGCGATCAGTGTCCTGAGTTTATATTCATGGATCTGGTGA
- a CDS encoding AzlC family ABC transporter permease encodes MELSTENVYDSSFREGIKGGVSIAIGYLPIALTFGLLAKTTGLSFLDTVMMSLVVFAGASQYIALSLIALGSGIFEIIFTTFIVNIRHLLMSASLNEKVEDDSLLKKAVYAFGITDETFSVAATKEGTVSTRYIFGVTSISYASWVVNSGIGFLIGANLPQTLQEGMTVALYAMFVGLLVPSLKTSRKVLFLASFSAVIHSILAVLSILSTGWRIVAATLLASVVVEAIEYVIKGKGNRNGE; translated from the coding sequence ATGGAACTATCAACAGAAAACGTATATGACTCTTCTTTCAGGGAAGGGATTAAAGGAGGCGTGAGCATCGCCATCGGCTATCTGCCCATTGCCCTCACATTCGGGTTGTTGGCTAAAACAACGGGGCTTTCTTTTTTGGATACGGTCATGATGAGCCTTGTCGTGTTTGCAGGTGCCTCCCAGTATATTGCGCTTAGCCTGATTGCTTTGGGGTCTGGTATATTTGAAATCATTTTCACTACATTCATTGTGAACATCCGCCATTTGCTCATGTCTGCATCCTTGAATGAAAAGGTAGAAGACGATTCTCTTCTGAAGAAAGCGGTCTATGCATTCGGCATAACAGATGAAACATTTTCTGTGGCTGCAACAAAGGAAGGAACGGTTTCAACGCGCTACATATTCGGAGTGACCTCCATTTCCTATGCAAGCTGGGTAGTCAATTCAGGCATCGGGTTCCTTATTGGTGCGAATCTTCCCCAAACGCTTCAAGAAGGCATGACGGTCGCTTTATATGCGATGTTCGTCGGACTGCTTGTCCCATCGCTGAAAACGAGCAGAAAAGTACTGTTCCTTGCATCTTTTTCAGCTGTCATCCACTCCATCCTTGCGGTCCTTTCTATCCTATCAACCGGATGGCGGATTGTAGCTGCCACCTTGCTGGCATCAGTAGTGGTTGAAGCGATTGAATATGTGATAAAAGGAAAGGGGAATCGCAATGGAGAATAA